Genomic DNA from Manihot esculenta cultivar AM560-2 chromosome 15, M.esculenta_v8, whole genome shotgun sequence:
tgaaaatTCTTGAATGTGGGTTATATTGACCTAACATATTTCgagatacttatctattttgtaggtcatgtgcaagatgccaacaaacggaAAACCTTAGCAACCaaagtgaaatgccacaagcccccatcatggtttgtgaaatctttgacatttGGTGTATTGACTTCATGGGGCCATTCCCTCCTTCCTTTGGCAATACCTACATACTGCTGGCAGTggactatgtgtccaaatggattgaagccaaagcaacaagggctgatgatgcaaaaacagttGTTGACTTTATGAAATCCCACATATTTTCCAGGTTCGGTCTGCCCAAAGCAataatcagtgaccgaggcactCATTTCTGCAATAAGGAggtggaaactctccttaaaAAACACCATGTTGTCCATAGAACTTCTACTACTTATCACCCGCAAACCAATGGGTTGGCTGAAGTATCAAAcagggagatcaagtccatcCTCGAGAAGACagtctgcccaaatcgcaaggattggagtgtgcgcctcaatgatgccttgtgggcatatagaacagcctacaaaacaCCAATAGGGATGTccccatataggctgatttatggaaaagcttgccatctgcccgtagaacttgaacacaaagcctattgggctgtcaaaaggtgtaatcttgatgaaaaagaggCTGGAGCCCACAGAAAATTGCAACTTCAAGAGCTGGAGGAGATtcggcgtgatgcatatgaagcttcatgggattataaagccaagactaaagccttccatgacaaacACATCTCCAGAAAACAATTCCAAGTTGGTAATAAGGTCTTACTCTTTGATtcaaggttcaaattattccctgggaagcttcggtccaggtggattgggccattttTGGTTGAGCATGTCTATCCACATGGGGCTGTGGACATACGCAGTCCACAAACAAGTAAAGTTTTCAAGGTCAATGGGCACCGTTTGAAGTAATTTTATGAAGAATTTACTGTTCATCTTGTGGAGGAGGtccccttggatcccccttccccaGCCTGTTGACCCAGACAAGCCAAGACAGAAAATAGGGTGCTACTGGGAGACAGCCCAGATGATGTGATTTtcccaaatcactggggcaaATTGACTGATTGTACCATAATCACAAGTGATCGGggcaggtgatttgcccaaatcgtcaGACCAAATCGCCAGACCAGCCTATCATCAGAAAAGACGGGAGCAGGGCCAATCAAGCAACTGCAATAaacaagtgatttggccaagtgatttgcccaaatcaccccgCCAAGAAATCACAGACccagcattaaatgatcagggcagttcaactaccccaaatcactttaaatatatttttttattattttcttttccctcATGCTATCTCTGTCTGtttcatctctttcttcttcCCCGAGATTTCTATCACCGGCGCAGACAAGGACCATGGCTAGAATCAAGATGATGGCCACCGGCGACCCCGGTATGTGGAGGAGGCGCGGGATGCCCAGATCTATACGCATTCCCACTGACAGTGATGAGGAGGCAATGGAAAACCCCCCAACAGTCCCCAACAACGCCAACACCGAAATGACCAAAGAAGAACAGACCAGACGCCCTGACACGCCGAATGTCCAGAGATATAGCCGGAGAAACAAAGTGACGATGATTGCGCCACCACCTGCCTATCCAACAGTCGCAATGGACACCCCTGAAGATGAAATGCCTCCAGAAGCCACCACTTCTACTGGCCATGGgcagaaacggccaagaacacCTTCACCGCCACCACCGCCACCACCGCCGAGCCCAGAGCGACAACAGAGACCCCCATTGACACACATCCCGCAAGCCACGAAGAAGGCCATCTgtccagtgatctgcccaaaccaACACACCCAGATCACATCACTCAGGCCCTGACATTCAACAAGGCATCTGAACGAGCCAAGCTAGACAGAGTCTCTTCTCTGCCATACCATCCAGTTAAGTACATACACCATAGCACTCTTGAAGCACTGAGACTCCAAGACCAGGTACGTTCCCTTATCTCTGCCATTGGTTGGGACACATTCTTCTACCTTCATATGCCATCCTTCACTGAGCTCACACATGAGTTCTTCACCACATTCTACTTTGATAAACCAGCCATGAACACGCTGCACACACCAGACACTATTGGGTTTATGCTGTTAGGACAATGATTTCGCTTGTCCTTGCATGAGTTCAGTATggccatgggctgtgaatgccctgACTCCACCTGGGATTTCCCTGCTGAATTTAATTCCAGTTTTGCATATTTAGAATTGTGTGACAACCCCCCTGATTCTTACTCACCAACAAAATCCAAGGATCTATACCTCAAAAATCCCAGTTTAAAATATCTTCATAGGTTCTTGGCATACACATTTTCTGGAAGGAAGGATGCACCaaacatcctgaccagaacaGAATTATACATTTTGTGGAGTATGAGCACACACCAGAAACTTCACTTGGGTTATTGGGTTGCCACACAACTCTTCAGCACTATCCAATATCACAGACCATTGATTCTGGGGCATTTaatcactgccattgcagtgaatctGAAATTACTGCACCCAGCACACACTGACCTCACCCCCACTAACAAACCAACCCCCCTGGACCTTCGAACTTTGaatgatatggggttgctttgcaaagtgGGGGACATTTTTTCCATTTCACCTACAGGACCTCTCacaccacgccatgagcgttgatagagcataaattagtctattttatcttgatattattgatgattatttacatgatttctgcttaatttagtgcttttgatattattttgtagaaaatggtgtaaaaggacattttggagaaaattccCCTAAAACTTccttaattggagcaaaagagtgcaagcctgccaagttgaaatcaagtcaagctaaataaggaaagttctaaataaggaaagtggcaaatatggaaagaacattcagacaaggcaatttgaaattcaaatttcaaaactccaagtagccttttccttattcaagaagccaagtctcaagttgccataaatgaagagccaaataagaaaagcattttgaaattcaaatctccaagattcatattcaaattttgaatttcaagattcagcttagtaaggaagccaaatcccaagatcacatgtttcccacttcatgccatgcacattcaaaattcaaattgcaaaaggaggctccaccttccttattagtgcatgggcggaaAGGAGAGTGCGAAGACAAGTCTTAAGCACCATGGgaagcatcttgaagacacttaggcagcaagcaaagaccaaaggccccactccttgcacatgaacacatgccccacatttttcccttctcacatgtgcatggatggcacatcttggactaagggcattttgggcagcctcttgaagtcttttgggcagcctcttgacaccttgggcagcctctccactaattaggaagcaagtatcatctagggcaacacttttcaagtataaaaagacatATAAGGAGCCAACCCATGCTTTTTCAAGCCCCCCTTGgaggcacctacgggattgcaagtggccacatctcttcttctatctttcttcttttttttatttttttttatttttgtttcagctatgagaggctgaaaccctttattctagttgaagattaggtgatactttagttgttatatggattgggagacttgatcaaacattgtttaacttttggttgttcaatatttgtgcaatttcatgcttggtttcaatattgctttgttgtttagatctacgttgattcttgattgcaaagtaataatatgttagcttggatgatttaagtccgtaattgcttggattattcaaacataagaacacttggtgtaaaaactaaggaaattgtatgatataacgacatctcatgcgtttgagtagttaggattggatctctctatctcttcatgcaattaacaattgttttgatgcctaaggcccaaggacgttccttggcaatttgttaattagtaattaattagagaacgttccctaattggtttaattataaggagagacatggtggtgagaagcgtcttctatctccataactaatctattaatctatcaagggaaactaagtgtcaatgattaatcccaacaactaaagtggatcaaactcctcaactagatctttctcatatttgatttctctttatttctttttactatttgcttcttttattgctttcagttttagatctcttgaattaatctcaaaacccccccccccattttactttcagtttagttggtttcagatttatctcattttaatttatttgctttcagtttatttcgctttcagttattTGCTCTCAGTTAATTCTCATTtcagttatttgctttcagttagttctcgtttcagtttatttctctttcagtttatttttgtttcagttaattctcttggtcttgataagaaaaataggtaagttctcaattccctgtggattcgatcctttcaccactatctacagttgtaaaattgttgataactagaaaagttatttttgaccggcttcgacaaccgcgagtcaaaaattggcgccgttgccggggagttaatttcactaatttatttttctttcatgaccagatctgccACCCTTAACAATGCTACTGAACAATTACCTTCTGCACCTACTGTTAAGACTTCTGTTCTGAGAAACATAACCAGCTGCTGTCCAAAAGGCAGCCATAAACACTACTTCACAACACACTTTTGCTGAAGAAAATTTTGTAGCACCTGCTATCAAATGTCCAGAAATTGTTGCTGCTCAAGCTGCAGAAAACAAAGACAACAACTGCTGTCCACCTTCTGCACCACTGTaaaacccggctagactccggtatcggaattcctaccgtccggtgcaatttcggatgtcggagacctctagaagggtaaaaccatgttttcatgaaatgagtttaagtaaagaggaaatgagttttaatgttttttatgattttaagtaaagaggaaatgagtttttgaataaaaacacccttggaggaaactcaggttcggccgccgaaactcaaagttcggccgccgaacatgcatgcacttcgggagtgctttaggcccccgaaggcctAAGTGAgcaaagtccaggttcggccgccgaacctcaagttcggccgccgaacatggcatgcatgcggaggcactttcggcccccgaacgtggcctggccagccactataaaagggtcccttagccgaaaatgggcgagtttttccccattttcggccaaggtgagtccttccgccattccttaccatccttgagttcttcccttcaaatctttcaagat
This window encodes:
- the LOC110602093 gene encoding swi5-dependent recombination DNA repair protein 1 homolog, which encodes MARIKMMATGDPGMWRRRGMPRSIRIPTDSDEEAMENPPTVPNNANTEMTKEEQTRRPDTPNVQRYSRRNKVTMIAPPPAYPTVAMDTPEDEMPPEATTSTGHGQKRPRTPSPPPPPPPPSPERQQRPPLTHIPQATKKAICPQHAKAAVQGTAHTESAITEHEVVVQTEAATYTAETEPATEEIAQNVAVFAQTAAEMAEFHVQPAAPIQRPARPAVHADIEPENPVMRAPIPRERTLRELAAPMDDQAL